The following are encoded together in the Cyanobacterium aponinum PCC 10605 genome:
- a CDS encoding 5-(carboxyamino)imidazole ribonucleotide synthase has protein sequence MMTKNVGVIGGGQLAWMMALVAPQENIKIYIQTPHETDSAVCLGERTIFAPVDDVSATAELAKYCDVITFENEFVDLEGLQSLVTEGVCFYPRLTSLSPLLDKFDQRSFFQSQGFPVPRFSLYESDSDFQSFSFPLVLKARRHGYDGQGTVIVKSPLELQSALEKFKQTPLLIEEFVPFEKELAIMAARSATGEIKVYPVAETYQENQVCRWVIAPALINQDITEKISAIASKLLVSLDYVGILGIELFMKNNGEVLINEVAPRTHNSGHYTLDACETSQFAMQLQTITGKKLGNTRLKSSGAVMINLLGYESAQSEYLPQRKEIEQLGAFVHWYGKTESRQGRKLGHVTVLLDEKSPEKMYHQAQMMIEKVESIWYPQR, from the coding sequence ATAATGACAAAGAATGTTGGGGTAATTGGAGGTGGGCAATTAGCATGGATGATGGCTCTTGTTGCACCACAAGAAAATATTAAAATTTATATTCAAACTCCTCATGAGACTGATTCGGCGGTGTGTTTAGGGGAAAGAACTATTTTTGCCCCAGTTGATGATGTGTCGGCAACAGCAGAGTTAGCAAAATATTGTGATGTAATAACTTTTGAAAATGAGTTTGTGGATTTGGAGGGTTTACAGTCTTTGGTGACCGAAGGTGTGTGTTTTTATCCTCGTCTTACAAGTCTTTCCCCTTTATTAGATAAATTTGATCAAAGGTCATTTTTTCAATCACAGGGTTTTCCCGTGCCTCGTTTTTCTCTGTATGAGTCGGATTCGGATTTTCAAAGTTTTTCTTTTCCTTTAGTGTTAAAAGCTCGTCGTCATGGTTATGATGGACAGGGAACTGTAATTGTCAAATCTCCTCTGGAATTACAATCAGCTTTGGAAAAATTTAAACAAACACCATTATTGATAGAAGAATTTGTCCCCTTTGAGAAAGAATTAGCGATAATGGCGGCAAGAAGTGCCACTGGAGAGATTAAAGTTTATCCGGTAGCAGAAACCTATCAAGAAAATCAGGTTTGCCGTTGGGTGATTGCCCCTGCTTTAATTAATCAGGATATTACAGAAAAAATAAGTGCGATCGCATCTAAATTATTAGTAAGTTTAGACTATGTGGGAATATTAGGAATAGAATTATTCATGAAGAATAATGGAGAGGTGTTAATTAATGAAGTTGCCCCTCGCACCCACAATTCTGGACATTATACCCTAGATGCCTGTGAAACTTCCCAATTTGCCATGCAACTACAGACTATCACGGGAAAAAAATTGGGCAATACTCGATTAAAAAGCTCAGGTGCAGTCATGATTAACTTATTGGGCTATGAATCCGCTCAAAGTGAATATTTACCCCAAAGAAAAGAAATAGAACAACTAGGAGCATTTGTACACTGGTATGGTAAAACAGAATCTCGTCAAGGCAGAAAACTAGGTCATGTAACAGTATTATTAGACGAAAAATCCCCTGAAAAAATGTATCACCAAGCCCAAATGATGATCGAAAAAGTAGAATCTATTTGGTATCCCCAGAGGTAA
- a CDS encoding MotA/TolQ/ExbB proton channel family protein yields MGQKNNNRQELDINFLNTIIAALVLTILIYVLALPFQETYVGMLLLKRGFTQFLTVFCAFLVITITVDKYLKISKENKVFKKLGIPEEFSFENHQSVQLLHLQEDLSRTSTMITNRLRRVINAYINSGSRKTVTNFALDDSSFYLSASESSYAVPRILVWAIPLLGFIGTVLGISSAVNGFTGFLENTAEIDQIKEGIGTVTSGLAVAFDTTLLALLLSVVVMIPLVLIERMESNLLLATDIYINDYILPRLNEKQTGEKNDLNTEVIVNTINTTLEKKLPTKEELIKPIKEALPTPEELISPAQIYAQEAAKNLVTEFVNQFHKIYEQEQQLLNTIKEVNAVILEDRNKFIQTFGQQNDLNQSIITNIKELVDLVQKNNETNSQGLVEASQAISQQLNKAAVSLEEKVTSLEASSARIAELKSLQSNLEKIVEVLHNVGDIEKTLVNIQDKITNIQPTLQDLSKPRVIRLVEQIDN; encoded by the coding sequence ATGGGTCAAAAAAATAATAACCGTCAAGAATTAGACATTAATTTTCTTAATACAATAATTGCCGCCTTAGTCCTCACAATATTAATTTATGTTTTAGCTTTACCCTTTCAAGAAACTTATGTGGGAATGCTGTTATTAAAAAGAGGATTTACTCAATTTTTAACCGTTTTTTGTGCTTTTTTAGTTATTACTATTACCGTTGATAAATATCTGAAAATTAGCAAAGAAAATAAAGTTTTTAAAAAGTTAGGAATCCCCGAAGAATTTTCCTTTGAAAATCATCAATCAGTGCAACTTCTCCATCTTCAAGAAGACTTATCTCGCACCTCCACCATGATAACTAATCGCTTAAGGAGAGTTATTAATGCCTATATCAACTCAGGAAGTAGAAAAACCGTTACAAATTTTGCCCTTGATGATTCATCATTTTATCTAAGTGCCTCTGAATCTTCCTACGCAGTGCCAAGAATTTTAGTCTGGGCTATCCCTCTATTGGGCTTTATTGGTACAGTATTAGGCATCAGTAGTGCGGTGAATGGTTTTACTGGCTTTTTGGAAAATACCGCCGAAATAGACCAGATAAAAGAAGGCATCGGCACTGTTACCAGTGGTTTAGCGGTGGCTTTTGATACCACCCTATTGGCACTATTGTTATCTGTGGTTGTAATGATTCCCCTTGTTTTAATTGAAAGAATGGAATCAAACTTACTTTTAGCAACAGATATTTATATTAACGATTATATTTTACCTCGTTTAAATGAGAAACAAACAGGCGAGAAAAATGACCTCAATACAGAAGTTATTGTTAATACAATTAATACAACCCTTGAGAAAAAACTGCCGACAAAAGAAGAATTAATTAAACCTATAAAAGAAGCACTTCCCACTCCAGAAGAATTAATTTCTCCCGCTCAAATTTATGCTCAAGAAGCCGCTAAAAATTTAGTAACAGAATTTGTGAATCAGTTTCATAAAATTTATGAACAAGAGCAACAATTACTTAATACAATTAAAGAAGTCAATGCCGTTATTTTAGAAGATAGAAACAAATTTATTCAAACCTTCGGACAACAAAATGACTTAAATCAATCCATAATTACTAACATAAAAGAATTAGTGGATTTAGTCCAAAAAAATAATGAAACTAACAGTCAAGGTTTAGTAGAAGCATCTCAAGCTATCAGTCAACAATTAAATAAAGCCGCCGTCAGTTTAGAAGAAAAAGTTACTTCTTTAGAAGCATCTAGTGCGAGAATTGCTGAGTTAAAATCTTTACAATCTAACCTAGAAAAAATAGTCGAAGTTTTACATAATGTCGGTGATATTGAAAAAACATTAGTCAATATTCAAGACAAAATTACAAATATTCAACCTACATTACAAGACTTAAGTAAACCTAGGGTTATTCGTTTAGTGGAGCAAATTGATAACTAA